The Patescibacteria group bacterium genome includes a window with the following:
- a CDS encoding DEAD/DEAH box helicase family protein — MKRTTNNIMQPEQALQYLNSTMNLREPQAKSLQIFSDYLKSSAGQILLKRMNNKNNTEKILESSKNYFKDIPEAQEFEVFERAFPAFTFALATGVGKTRLMGAFVAYLYLVYNIQHFLIVAPNLTIYRKLHEDFSRANNPKYVFKGIQEININTTKIITTDNYASHKENPLFGNQIEINIFNIQQFAQKDMANERGITKAWETASQSYFDYLKNQEDLVVMLDEAHHYHADAALGSLDLMNPLFGLEFTATPYLGTQGTGRNLQQIRMKNVLYSYNLGDAIRGKFVKDPWVGTEADVDFQQFNTESIETDVRKLQLAAYFHERAKNALKEYALENNKPIIKPVLLVVAKDTKHSAELKSLIDSDDFRGGEFKGKVIEINTKIRGEEADENIEKLISLEHPDNTIEVVIHVNMLKEGWDVTNVYTIAPIRAAATAILTEQTIGRGLRLPYGERTGVPLVDRLMIVAHEQFKKIIELAKDSPLIQGRVEEISEKETKEIKTLTEVQPIILQNITTEIKKNELIMRAVSEKAEDAISKLPEIQSIDTDVKEKMVEKKIEELVKETAKQTVSGLSFSDYHNQKQKIQVKTSYDPDSFLGLLNPDVQKELTKIAKESSIELEKRNIPIPRLILTPNYSELIIHDFDLNTGILQKYTNERAILEEQLQNEKEKNLFGEDVPGRRVTEITRVTSFGAQNRQSPQNTIIAALLDFPLVDYDDQGQRPLLLKLADQAVNYYKKTAIDDDNLSLIIESNAKSIAGDIYKQILEHKEYKEEYLDSGVAEPKPYLEQYNISISFGEKPVSLKSQVDSFSYKLLYNNFQKACHSMYRFDSSDEIRLAYLLDNDGSVEDWLRPAPNQFEGLYWRDTEGEAHHRYEPDFVVELKKEIVMIEVKPREEIDTPNVQSKKTTADKYCEEINKNIGKFGITKPWRYTIIPTDKITINSTIEGLFSNK; from the coding sequence ATGAAGAGAACGACGAATAATATTATGCAACCAGAACAAGCATTACAATATTTAAATAGTACGATGAATTTAAGAGAGCCACAGGCAAAGAGTCTGCAAATTTTTTCTGATTATTTAAAATCTTCAGCTGGACAAATACTGTTAAAAAGAATGAATAATAAAAATAATACAGAAAAAATTTTAGAATCATCAAAAAATTATTTTAAAGACATACCTGAAGCTCAAGAATTCGAAGTATTTGAAAGAGCTTTCCCAGCTTTTACTTTTGCACTTGCAACTGGAGTTGGTAAAACTCGTCTTATGGGAGCTTTTGTAGCATATCTTTATCTTGTATATAACATTCAACATTTTTTAATCGTAGCTCCAAATCTTACTATTTATCGCAAATTACATGAAGATTTTAGTAGAGCAAATAATCCAAAATATGTTTTTAAAGGTATTCAAGAAATAAATATAAATACCACAAAGATTATTACTACTGATAATTATGCCAGCCATAAAGAAAATCCACTTTTTGGTAATCAAATTGAAATAAATATTTTTAATATCCAACAATTTGCACAAAAGGATATGGCCAATGAACGTGGAATAACAAAAGCATGGGAAACTGCCAGTCAATCATATTTTGATTATTTAAAAAATCAAGAAGATTTAGTTGTTATGCTTGATGAGGCACATCATTATCATGCTGATGCAGCACTTGGTTCTCTTGATTTAATGAATCCTTTATTTGGTTTAGAATTTACTGCTACTCCATATTTAGGTACTCAAGGCACTGGAAGAAATTTGCAACAAATAAGAATGAAAAATGTGCTATATTCTTATAATCTTGGTGATGCTATTCGTGGTAAATTTGTAAAAGATCCATGGGTAGGAACAGAGGCAGACGTGGATTTTCAACAATTCAATACAGAATCAATAGAAACTGATGTACGCAAATTACAATTAGCTGCTTATTTTCATGAGCGTGCTAAAAATGCACTTAAAGAATACGCTCTCGAAAATAATAAACCGATTATTAAACCAGTTTTATTAGTAGTTGCAAAAGATACAAAACATTCTGCTGAACTGAAGTCTCTTATAGATAGTGATGATTTTAGAGGAGGTGAGTTCAAGGGGAAAGTGATTGAAATAAATACAAAAATTCGTGGAGAAGAAGCAGATGAAAATATTGAAAAGTTGATTTCTTTAGAACATCCGGATAATACCATTGAGGTGGTTATTCATGTTAATATGTTAAAAGAGGGTTGGGATGTAACAAATGTTTACACAATAGCACCAATTAGAGCTGCAGCTACAGCAATTCTAACAGAGCAAACAATAGGTAGGGGGTTGCGTCTTCCTTATGGCGAGCGTACAGGAGTGCCTTTAGTAGACAGATTAATGATTGTAGCACACGAACAATTTAAGAAAATTATAGAACTTGCTAAAGATTCTCCACTTATTCAAGGACGCGTAGAAGAAATATCGGAAAAAGAAACAAAAGAAATAAAAACTCTCACAGAAGTTCAACCAATAATACTTCAAAACATTACTACTGAAATAAAGAAGAATGAACTTATAATGCGTGCTGTAAGTGAAAAAGCAGAAGATGCAATTTCTAAGCTACCTGAAATTCAATCTATTGATACTGATGTTAAAGAGAAAATGGTTGAAAAGAAGATAGAAGAATTAGTAAAAGAAACCGCCAAACAAACAGTTAGCGGATTATCATTTTCAGATTATCATAATCAGAAACAAAAAATACAAGTAAAAACATCTTATGATCCAGATTCTTTCTTGGGACTATTGAATCCAGATGTACAGAAGGAACTTACAAAAATAGCCAAAGAATCGAGTATTGAATTAGAAAAAAGAAACATTCCTATACCAAGACTTATTCTTACACCAAATTATAGTGAGCTTATAATACACGATTTTGACTTGAATACTGGCATTCTTCAAAAATATACAAATGAAAGAGCTATTTTAGAAGAACAACTTCAAAACGAAAAGGAAAAAAACCTATTTGGCGAAGATGTTCCCGGAAGACGTGTAACAGAAATAACTAGAGTAACCAGTTTCGGAGCACAAAACAGGCAATCTCCTCAAAATACAATTATTGCAGCATTATTGGATTTTCCTCTAGTTGATTATGATGACCAAGGACAAAGACCATTATTGTTAAAATTAGCAGATCAAGCAGTTAATTATTATAAAAAAACTGCAATTGACGATGATAATCTTTCATTAATTATAGAAAGTAATGCAAAATCAATTGCTGGAGATATCTATAAACAAATTTTGGAACATAAAGAATACAAAGAAGAATATTTGGATTCTGGTGTAGCTGAACCAAAACCGTATTTAGAACAATATAATATTTCTATTTCATTTGGAGAAAAACCAGTTTCACTCAAATCTCAGGTAGATAGTTTTTCATATAAATTATTATATAATAATTTTCAAAAAGCGTGTCATTCTATGTATCGCTTCGATTCTTCTGATGAAATTAGATTAGCATATCTTTTAGATAATGATGGTTCTGTAGAAGATTGGCTTAGACCAGCACCAAATCAATTTGAAGGATTGTATTGGAGAGACACAGAAGGAGAAGCGCATCATCGTTATGAACCGGATTTTGTAGTTGAGTTGAAAAAAGAAATTGTTATGATTGAAGTTAAACCAAGGGAAGAAATAGACACTCCAAACGTACAATCGAAAAAAACTACTGCTGATAAATATTGTGAAGAAATAAATAAAAATATAGGAAAATTTGGAATAACAAAACCATGGAGATATACTATAATCCCAACAGATAAAATAACCATTAATTCAACAATTGAGGGTTTATTTAGCAATAAATAA
- a CDS encoding recombinase family protein, producing the protein MDTKTTLDDSTVKYCLYARKSTEQDELQALSIDSQIKEMMEMAIKENMTITEIRKESHSAKDSGQRPVFNQLLEDVKNGMFQGILCWAPDRLSRNAGDLGRIVDLMDQGKLVGIKTHGQKFTNNPNEKFLLMILGSQAKLENDNKSINVQRGLRAKCEKGWRPSPPPLGYIHDKYGDKGSKRIFLDPKRAHIIKQMFERVAYENFSGKKILKWLMEIGFKTRKGKNPTLSTIFQILHETFYYGEFEYPIGSNKWYKGLHDPIISKELFIKVRDRYNTFSIENKVCREFAFTKLMKCGLCGSGITAEEKFKKLSDGSVVKYIYYGCTRSSNRFCKGGYIREEELIKQLIEIVDKIEIDDIGIQKQFEEELQRYTRFNKGFVEIDNKEIKQKKFSINDYAKYILRSGTMIEKRELMSCFKSDLILKDKKITLKK; encoded by the coding sequence ATGGACACAAAAACGACGCTTGACGACTCAACAGTTAAATACTGTTTATACGCTCGTAAATCGACAGAACAGGACGAATTACAAGCCCTTTCAATAGACTCTCAGATAAAGGAGATGATGGAAATGGCTATAAAGGAAAATATGACAATTACAGAGATTAGAAAGGAAAGTCATTCTGCAAAAGACTCAGGACAAAGACCAGTATTTAATCAATTACTAGAAGATGTAAAAAACGGAATGTTTCAAGGAATACTATGCTGGGCTCCTGATAGATTAAGTAGAAACGCAGGAGACCTTGGAAGAATAGTAGATTTAATGGATCAAGGTAAACTAGTTGGAATAAAAACACATGGGCAAAAATTTACCAACAATCCGAATGAAAAGTTTCTTCTTATGATTCTAGGTTCTCAAGCAAAATTAGAAAACGATAATAAAAGCATAAACGTACAAAGAGGTTTGAGGGCAAAGTGTGAAAAAGGATGGCGACCATCTCCTCCACCTCTTGGATATATTCATGATAAATATGGAGATAAAGGGAGCAAAAGAATATTTTTAGATCCTAAAAGAGCTCATATAATAAAACAAATGTTTGAGCGAGTTGCTTATGAAAATTTTAGTGGTAAAAAAATATTAAAATGGTTGATGGAAATTGGGTTTAAAACTAGAAAAGGAAAAAATCCAACACTTAGTACAATTTTTCAAATACTTCATGAAACATTTTATTATGGAGAATTTGAATATCCAATAGGAAGTAATAAATGGTACAAAGGATTACATGATCCAATAATATCAAAAGAGTTGTTTATAAAAGTAAGAGATAGATACAATACATTTAGTATTGAAAATAAAGTTTGTAGAGAGTTCGCATTTACCAAACTTATGAAATGCGGATTATGTGGATCAGGAATTACAGCAGAAGAAAAATTCAAAAAACTAAGCGATGGATCAGTTGTTAAATATATATACTATGGATGCACTAGAAGTAGTAATAGATTTTGTAAGGGTGGATATATACGAGAAGAAGAATTAATTAAACAACTTATAGAAATTGTAGATAAAATAGAAATAGATGATATAGGAATACAAAAACAATTTGAAGAAGAATTACAAAGATATACAAGATTCAACAAAGGATTCGTAGAAATAGACAACAAAGAAATAAAACAAAAAAAATTTAGCATCAATGATTATGCTAAATACATTTTAAGGTCTGGGACTATGATTGAAAAAAGAGAGCTGATGAGTTGTTTTAAGAGTGATTTGATATTGAAGGATAAAAAAATTACATTAAAAAAATAA
- a CDS encoding DNA methyltransferase, translating to MSQDKEILEKIQITQVPIEELKLNTENPRKWSKEQFNQLKESITRFGLVDPFICNSFPERHNVLIGGHFRYAVAMELGIDTLPVVYINIPDIEKEKELNIRLNKNQGEFDYDLLSKFDPNFLTDIGFDSLDLDKIFDIETGKEEIFNIENELKKLNITEITVQKGDVYALGDSKIMCGDSTIEEDMMKLMGNEKADFCLTDPPYILNYLQGKTRHGEATVGFGAKKNRRYLETESLPDNFTELWMGNVSKVANENFSIIVYENWKNIMTIWNEMAKYWKIKNMLVWHLNNRMQGFSAKYKFFNKYDIAVVGSSDTDIEYNLEDEGEGLQNEYETALFAIAGKPQWESYEKGKKYCPTDFIEYRASDEKSSGQGIIFGTKPVEILIPYIKVLTKRDQLVLEPFGGSGSTLIAANKLSRRCFLMEKSPIYAEVIINRWERAFGGRRVKLYDPESSST from the coding sequence ATGTCGCAAGACAAAGAAATTTTGGAGAAAATCCAAATAACACAAGTTCCTATTGAAGAACTAAAACTCAATACAGAAAATCCACGTAAGTGGAGTAAAGAACAATTTAATCAACTAAAAGAAAGTATTACGAGATTCGGACTAGTAGATCCGTTTATATGCAATTCCTTTCCAGAAAGACACAATGTTCTGATCGGCGGACATTTTAGGTACGCTGTAGCAATGGAACTAGGAATTGATACTCTACCAGTGGTATATATCAACATTCCAGACATTGAAAAAGAAAAAGAGCTAAATATTAGATTAAACAAAAATCAAGGTGAATTTGATTATGACTTATTATCAAAATTTGATCCTAACTTTCTCACGGATATAGGTTTTGACAGCTTGGATCTAGATAAAATATTTGACATAGAAACAGGAAAGGAAGAAATATTTAATATAGAAAACGAATTGAAAAAATTAAACATAACAGAAATCACTGTTCAAAAAGGAGATGTGTATGCCTTGGGTGATTCAAAAATAATGTGTGGAGACTCCACTATAGAGGAAGATATGATGAAACTAATGGGAAATGAAAAGGCGGACTTTTGTCTAACAGATCCGCCATATATTCTAAATTATTTACAAGGTAAAACTAGACATGGAGAAGCGACAGTCGGGTTCGGAGCAAAGAAAAATAGAAGATATTTAGAAACAGAATCACTTCCTGATAATTTTACAGAGCTTTGGATGGGAAATGTTAGTAAAGTTGCTAATGAAAATTTTAGTATCATAGTTTATGAAAATTGGAAGAATATTATGACCATATGGAATGAAATGGCAAAATACTGGAAGATAAAAAACATGTTAGTGTGGCACTTAAACAATAGGATGCAGGGATTCTCAGCTAAGTACAAATTCTTTAACAAATATGACATAGCGGTCGTTGGTTCTTCTGATACTGATATTGAATACAATTTAGAAGATGAGGGCGAGGGACTTCAAAATGAATACGAAACAGCACTTTTTGCAATTGCGGGGAAACCACAGTGGGAAAGCTACGAAAAAGGAAAGAAGTACTGTCCTACAGACTTTATCGAGTATCGTGCATCGGATGAAAAGTCGTCAGGACAAGGAATAATATTTGGAACAAAACCTGTAGAAATATTAATTCCGTATATTAAAGTTCTTACAAAAAGAGATCAACTAGTTTTAGAGCCATTTGGAGGAAGCGGTAGTACTTTAATCGCAGCAAATAAATTAAGTAGGAGATGTTTCTTGATGGAAAAATCTCCTATCTATGCAGAAGTAATAATTAACAGATGGGAAAGGGCATTCGGTGGGAGAAGGGTAAAATTATATGATCCCGAATCAAGTTCAACTTAA
- a CDS encoding DUF2188 domain-containing protein, translated as MSKNIHVTHRINGDWAVIGEGDKKASSLHSTQKDALSIARELAQNNKSELVIHGKDNKIIDKDSYGNDPCPPKDRKK; from the coding sequence GTGAGCAAAAACATCCATGTAACTCATAGAATAAACGGAGATTGGGCTGTCATTGGAGAGGGAGATAAAAAAGCATCATCACTACACTCTACTCAAAAAGATGCATTATCAATAGCAAGAGAACTAGCCCAAAATAATAAGTCTGAATTAGTTATCCATGGTAAGGATAATAAAATTATAGACAAGGATAGTTATGGAAATGATCCATGTCCACCAAAAGATAGAAAAAAATAA